A region from the Synergistaceae bacterium genome encodes:
- the purD gene encoding phosphoribosylamine--glycine ligase — MKKILIVGSGGREHALAWKLARSPQEERKLYAAPGNPGMEALAECVPIDVMQVDDLVAFAGREGIDLVLVGPEAPLAAGLADRLREKGIFCFGPGAQGTLLESSKRHAREFMARHGIPSPVFRAFTSLDEAGRYLESLPDDFVVVKADGLAQGKGVVVAQNRKEALAALDEMMGNRRFGDAGKEVLIEECLTGEEVSLLTFTDGNTILPMLPVQDHKRVGDGDSGPNTGGMGTYAPASVFSPEIARQVESEILRPLRDALQAEKIDYRGCLYIGLMLTPKGPKVIEFNARFGDPETQVLMPLLKSDLFEVLYACARGKLSDVKLEWSEGSAVCVVMASRGYPGKYPTGLPITETLPGGVEAEEFERNSWVFHAGTSRNKEGGLITAGGRVLGVTAAGATFEEALRRVYARVETLHFEGQHFRRDIAYREVKRRRGNRE; from the coding sequence ATGAAGAAAATTCTGATTGTGGGAAGTGGAGGACGGGAGCACGCCCTGGCCTGGAAACTGGCCCGGAGTCCCCAGGAAGAGCGAAAACTTTACGCGGCTCCGGGAAATCCCGGCATGGAAGCTCTGGCGGAGTGTGTTCCTATCGATGTGATGCAGGTGGATGACCTCGTCGCGTTTGCCGGACGGGAGGGGATCGATCTGGTTCTGGTGGGGCCGGAAGCGCCTCTTGCCGCTGGACTGGCCGACCGCCTGAGAGAAAAGGGAATTTTCTGTTTTGGCCCCGGAGCTCAGGGGACCCTTCTGGAAAGCTCCAAGCGCCACGCCAGAGAATTTATGGCCCGCCACGGAATTCCGTCTCCCGTTTTCCGTGCCTTCACCTCTCTCGACGAGGCCGGGCGTTACCTCGAATCGCTGCCCGACGATTTTGTCGTTGTCAAGGCCGACGGTCTGGCCCAGGGCAAGGGAGTCGTTGTCGCCCAAAATCGAAAAGAGGCCCTTGCGGCTCTTGATGAAATGATGGGAAATCGCCGTTTCGGAGACGCGGGGAAAGAAGTCCTGATCGAAGAATGCCTCACCGGCGAGGAGGTTTCCCTGCTGACCTTCACGGACGGAAATACGATTTTGCCCATGCTGCCTGTGCAGGACCACAAACGCGTCGGGGACGGAGATTCAGGCCCGAATACAGGTGGGATGGGAACTTATGCCCCCGCGTCGGTCTTTTCTCCGGAGATTGCCCGGCAGGTTGAAAGCGAGATCCTCCGACCGCTTCGGGACGCTCTTCAGGCGGAAAAAATCGATTATCGCGGCTGCCTTTACATTGGGCTGATGCTGACGCCCAAAGGGCCGAAGGTCATTGAATTCAACGCCCGTTTCGGCGATCCGGAGACGCAGGTTCTTATGCCCCTGCTGAAGTCGGACCTGTTTGAAGTTCTGTACGCCTGCGCCCGGGGTAAGCTGAGCGATGTCAAACTCGAATGGAGTGAGGGAAGTGCGGTTTGCGTGGTGATGGCGTCGCGGGGTTATCCTGGGAAGTACCCCACGGGACTGCCCATCACGGAAACTTTGCCCGGCGGAGTTGAGGCGGAGGAGTTCGAACGAAATTCCTGGGTTTTTCACGCGGGGACGTCCAGAAACAAAGAGGGCGGGCTGATTACGGCAGGAGGTCGTGTGCTGGGGGTCACCGCCGCGGGGGCGACCTTTGAGGAGGCGCTTCGCCGCGTTTACGCCAGAGTTGAAACTCTGCATTTCGAGGGACAGCACTTTCGACGGGACATTGCGTATCGTGAAGTGAAGCGGCGTCGTGGGAACAGGGAGTGA
- a CDS encoding cysteine synthase family protein codes for MKKIYDSVYEVIGNTPMVRLSKITEAYGVTGGIFAKMEYLNPGFSKKDRVALKMISEAEEAGLLKPGQAVVELTSGNTGTGLAIVCACKGYKFIACMSKGNSAERARMMKALGAEVVLVDQKPGSVRGQVSGEDLALVEEKAREITRERNAFRADQFNLIGCVHAHEYHTGEEMWEQTEGRVDAFVDFVGSGSTFEGCARALKKHKPGVRCYVAEPATAAVYAGKEITSQGHKIQGGGYTMDLPLVDRALIDGCVQVSDDEAADVARKLAQLEGAFVGFSSGANVCAALKLLREKEKGGNIVLTLNDSGLKYLSTDLWEEL; via the coding sequence ATGAAAAAAATATACGACAGCGTGTACGAGGTCATAGGAAATACCCCTATGGTCCGGTTGTCCAAAATAACTGAGGCGTATGGGGTAACGGGCGGCATTTTCGCCAAGATGGAGTACCTGAATCCTGGTTTCAGCAAAAAAGACCGTGTGGCGCTGAAAATGATTTCTGAGGCTGAGGAAGCCGGCCTGCTGAAACCGGGTCAGGCCGTTGTGGAGTTGACCAGCGGCAACACCGGCACGGGTTTGGCGATTGTCTGCGCCTGCAAGGGCTACAAATTCATCGCCTGTATGTCCAAGGGAAACTCTGCGGAAAGAGCCAGAATGATGAAAGCCCTGGGCGCGGAAGTTGTTCTGGTGGATCAGAAGCCCGGTTCGGTCCGGGGGCAGGTTTCCGGGGAGGATCTGGCTCTGGTGGAGGAAAAAGCCAGGGAGATCACACGGGAGAGAAACGCTTTCCGCGCGGATCAGTTCAACCTTATCGGCTGCGTTCACGCTCACGAGTATCACACGGGCGAAGAGATGTGGGAGCAGACGGAGGGCAGAGTGGACGCCTTCGTGGACTTCGTGGGGAGCGGAAGCACCTTCGAGGGCTGCGCCAGGGCACTGAAAAAGCACAAACCAGGTGTGCGGTGTTACGTGGCGGAGCCGGCCACGGCCGCTGTTTATGCGGGCAAAGAAATCACCAGTCAGGGACACAAAATACAGGGCGGCGGGTATACGATGGACCTGCCGCTGGTGGACAGGGCGCTGATCGATGGCTGCGTCCAGGTCTCAGACGACGAGGCCGCCGACGTGGCGCGGAAATTGGCCCAACTGGAAGGCGCATTCGTGGGGTTCTCCTCCGGAGCGAACGTCTGCGCGGCTCTGAAGCTCCTTCGCGAAAAAGAAAAAGGCGGCAATATCGTTTTGACCCTGAACGACAGCGGCTTGAAATACCTGAGCACGGATCTCTGGGAAGAACTGTGA
- a CDS encoding STAS domain-containing protein, translating into MTITETKNAGRTTLVLSGRLDAVGAPELQEKLLPLFEDGGTVELDFADAAYVSSAGLRVLLLGAKAAEAKKGVMTLRNVPRAVKEIFDMTGFSDILNLQ; encoded by the coding sequence ATGACGATTACCGAAACAAAAAATGCGGGCAGAACCACGCTGGTGCTCAGCGGACGGCTGGACGCCGTCGGAGCGCCGGAGCTCCAAGAGAAACTCCTTCCACTTTTTGAAGACGGCGGAACGGTGGAACTGGACTTTGCCGACGCGGCCTACGTATCCTCGGCGGGACTCCGCGTTCTGCTTTTGGGAGCGAAGGCAGCGGAGGCGAAAAAAGGCGTGATGACCCTGCGGAACGTGCCCCGGGCTGTAAAAGAAATCTTCGATATGACGGGGTTCTCCGATATTCTGAATCTGCAATGA